The Sporosarcina ureae genome includes a region encoding these proteins:
- a CDS encoding nuclease-related domain-containing protein, producing the protein MPANHDKYEKIRTDFYNGKAGFGGEREFDYQLRDFIPPYPHAILHDVFLKHEHAYFQIDSILITPSIIVLFEIKNIAGKLHIKQNPTQFIRESVNGERTVLRSPIEEMERKKHYFASWLQARNIDIPLVDYIVFAYQNELTIENTSSHRLVFSYEIPNRLRNLEMKADILSAKQITRLANELLKTHRHYDPFPLIDKYALSIQDLASGVACPNCEQLTMLWRTRSWQCRACGHIDRHAHHATLAEWYCIGGAQLTNRQFRHFTNIHSRHIAKRMLANPFTELSGKKRNAIYQLSPRVLQTEDLKL; encoded by the coding sequence TTGCCGGCCAATCACGACAAGTACGAAAAAATCCGCACCGACTTCTACAACGGCAAAGCTGGTTTTGGAGGGGAGAGGGAATTCGACTACCAATTACGAGACTTCATCCCGCCGTATCCGCACGCAATTCTCCACGATGTTTTCCTGAAACACGAGCATGCTTACTTCCAAATCGATTCGATTTTGATCACCCCAAGCATTATTGTCTTGTTTGAAATCAAAAACATCGCAGGCAAACTACACATCAAGCAAAATCCGACACAGTTCATCCGGGAATCAGTTAACGGGGAACGTACCGTCCTGAGAAGCCCGATCGAAGAAATGGAACGCAAAAAGCACTACTTCGCCAGCTGGCTGCAAGCGCGCAACATCGACATACCCCTCGTCGACTACATCGTTTTCGCCTACCAAAACGAACTCACCATCGAAAACACATCGTCACATCGACTCGTATTCTCGTATGAAATCCCTAACCGTCTGAGAAATTTAGAAATGAAGGCGGATATTTTGAGTGCAAAGCAGATTACTAGATTAGCGAATGAACTCTTAAAAACACATCGCCACTACGATCCGTTTCCGCTAATTGATAAATATGCACTTTCCATACAAGATCTGGCAAGCGGTGTCGCGTGCCCGAATTGCGAACAATTAACGATGCTGTGGCGAACTAGAAGTTGGCAATGCCGAGCGTGTGGCCATATCGATCGCCATGCTCACCACGCCACATTAGCAGAATGGTACTGTATTGGCGGTGCGCAACTCACCAATCGGCAATTCCGCCACTTTACCAATATCCACTCCCGTCACATAGCGAAACGAATGCTAGCTAACCCTTTCACCGAACTGTCCGGCAAAAAGCGCAATGCGATCTACCAACTCTCTCCGAGAGTTCTCCAAACAGAAGATCTGAAATTGTAA
- a CDS encoding S-layer homology domain-containing protein, whose amino-acid sequence MSLVYNKKLFLSTIATTVAVAATGIATPAPVEAAKAVKFKDVPEKHYAYDAVMYMAANDIIKGYADHTYRLNKPVTRAQAAKMIAVSIGAKPSHAYKMDFKDVTKDNGSYDHIRALTQRGLFKNAEKFNPNKSLTRGQMAKLLVLGYHIVTDDNDFIIFDDVKKSSGAYEYIITIAELNITTTRPGGKFKPNSPVTRGQLAAFLYRTMQFDENRKNGLITYDNQKKGYVDKEKNLIKPNPDHQKPAPEKPKPVPPKPTPKPPAPKPEPPKPKPEPPKPEPEQPSLAAQSIINVNIKRANAKVGNLLADPTLNRMASARAEDLAKLGELSHITPTHGTLAEMLDKFDYKWEAYGENIGAGFNDALEITNAWLASPAHKENLLSPVFTHMGAGTAPDSDGKIYWVTLYTKK is encoded by the coding sequence ATGAGTCTAGTTTATAACAAAAAGTTATTCTTAAGCACTATAGCTACGACGGTTGCGGTAGCTGCAACGGGAATAGCGACTCCCGCGCCGGTGGAAGCTGCGAAGGCTGTGAAATTTAAAGACGTGCCGGAGAAGCATTATGCCTATGATGCGGTGATGTATATGGCGGCTAATGATATAATTAAAGGGTATGCTGACCATACATATCGTCTGAATAAACCGGTGACTCGGGCTCAGGCGGCGAAGATGATTGCGGTTTCGATTGGGGCGAAACCGAGCCATGCGTATAAGATGGATTTTAAGGATGTCACGAAGGATAACGGGTCGTATGATCATATTCGTGCGTTGACGCAGCGGGGGCTGTTTAAGAATGCGGAGAAATTTAATCCGAATAAATCACTTACTCGTGGCCAAATGGCGAAACTATTAGTTCTTGGGTATCACATCGTGACGGATGATAATGATTTCATTATTTTTGATGATGTCAAGAAGAGCAGTGGGGCATATGAATACATTATTACGATTGCTGAACTCAATATTACTACGACGCGTCCAGGGGGGAAGTTTAAGCCGAATTCGCCTGTTACGCGTGGTCAATTGGCGGCATTTTTATACCGTACGATGCAATTTGATGAAAATCGCAAAAATGGATTGATTACGTATGATAATCAGAAGAAAGGCTATGTCGACAAAGAGAAAAATTTGATTAAGCCGAATCCTGATCATCAAAAGCCGGCACCTGAAAAGCCGAAGCCCGTACCGCCAAAGCCGACTCCGAAGCCACCAGCACCGAAACCGGAGCCACCGAAGCCAAAGCCGGAGCCGCCTAAACCAGAACCCGAGCAGCCTTCATTGGCGGCACAGTCTATTATCAATGTGAATATCAAACGAGCAAATGCTAAAGTAGGCAATTTGCTAGCGGATCCGACACTTAACCGCATGGCTAGTGCGAGAGCGGAGGATTTGGCGAAACTCGGGGAATTGTCACATATTACGCCGACACATGGCACGCTTGCGGAGATGCTGGATAAGTTTGATTATAAATGGGAGGCATATGGTGAGAACATTGGGGCTGGCTTTAATGATGCGCTTGAAATTACCAATGCTTGGTTAGCGTCTCCTGCGCATAAGGAGAATCTACTAAGCCCGGTATTTACGCATATGGGAGCAGGCACGGCACCCGATTCGGATGGTAAAATCTATTGGGTCACACTATATACTAAAAAATAA
- a CDS encoding S41 family peptidase, giving the protein MKQTLTAVVAVFAWLCLTPATEAATLDEVKEIVDLYYYGEQPTNLRHAKNVTEVVRQLDEYSVYMTPAEYNEYLSQYASAKAPAQVAAVTTPHNQNNVTSHMMYGNVGYLKIKSFSAHLQEDVNAQWSRLKAAGAKKLILDLRFNGGGYVDSAEQLLGFFPRVREAYKLQTRMGTQSGTVIRAKNQFPSDTYVLVNRYSASASEIVAVSLKDQSAANVVGETTKGKGSVQSLFELENGGALKLTTGHYTGPKGTPVQHKGVEPNIKMKPGTEHAGMHKRLVTSDLVAQGYQFIKGPTDVPQTKVFNVEFTQKMNFGPAKSFNKMELVKFGSVSIQTAKKASNEKTMTIQPAKPMALGAEYMLVVHPGIVGANGLSVVKGTYTPYTVQARVQARAK; this is encoded by the coding sequence ATGAAACAAACCCTAACTGCAGTAGTAGCTGTTTTTGCTTGGCTCTGCTTAACACCCGCCACTGAAGCCGCGACTCTTGACGAAGTGAAAGAAATTGTCGATTTATACTATTATGGCGAGCAGCCTACTAATCTTCGCCATGCGAAAAACGTCACCGAAGTCGTCCGTCAGCTCGATGAATACTCGGTGTACATGACGCCTGCTGAATATAATGAATATCTCAGTCAATACGCAAGCGCCAAAGCACCCGCGCAAGTCGCTGCGGTTACGACACCGCACAATCAGAACAATGTCACTTCACATATGATGTACGGAAACGTGGGGTACTTGAAAATTAAGTCGTTCTCTGCACATTTACAAGAAGACGTGAACGCTCAATGGTCACGTTTGAAAGCGGCAGGAGCAAAGAAACTGATTCTCGACTTACGTTTTAACGGTGGCGGCTACGTAGACAGCGCTGAACAATTACTAGGCTTCTTCCCAAGAGTAAGAGAAGCGTACAAACTGCAAACGCGCATGGGGACACAGTCAGGTACAGTCATTCGAGCAAAAAATCAATTCCCAAGCGACACGTACGTACTCGTCAACCGCTACTCTGCTTCCGCATCTGAAATTGTGGCAGTCAGCCTCAAAGACCAGAGTGCCGCGAACGTAGTAGGGGAGACGACAAAAGGGAAAGGTAGCGTCCAGTCGTTATTCGAATTGGAAAACGGTGGCGCACTGAAACTGACAACAGGTCACTACACAGGACCTAAAGGAACGCCCGTACAGCATAAAGGCGTTGAGCCGAATATTAAAATGAAGCCTGGCACGGAGCACGCAGGCATGCATAAACGTCTCGTCACGTCTGATCTAGTTGCACAAGGTTACCAGTTCATCAAAGGACCTACTGACGTACCGCAAACAAAAGTGTTCAACGTGGAGTTCACGCAAAAAATGAACTTCGGTCCAGCGAAAAGTTTCAATAAGATGGAACTTGTGAAGTTCGGAAGCGTCTCCATACAAACGGCTAAAAAAGCTAGTAATGAGAAGACGATGACGATCCAGCCAGCCAAACCGATGGCGCTTGGCGCGGAGTATATGCTCGTTGTTCATCCGGGCATAGTGGGAGCTAATGGGTTGAGTGTGGTGAAGGGAACGTATACGCCTTATACCGTGCAAGCGCGAGTGCAGGCACGAGCTAAATAA
- a CDS encoding nucleotide sugar dehydrogenase, with protein MEKKLCVVGLGYIGLPTAVMFANSGLQVHGVDRNEHVVNLINNKQLHIEENGLQERLEKAVDEGHFQASTTPVEADVYIIAVPSPINPDNTANLEFIRAATASIVPFVKKGALVILESTVPPKTVENIMLPELRKTDLIIGEDLFVSHSPERVIPGKIFEELVNNDRIVGGINAKSAEMTKDLYEVFVKGTIHLTDATTAELVKVMENTYRDVNIAFANELAKIAEGIDVDIWEAIKFANFHPRVNIHTPGPGVGGHCIAVDPWFLVELAPEKADIIKKARLTNDGMPMYTAKRAQRLLQEYNIENGKVAVLGLAFKGNVDDMRESPSTKVIDSLQDLGLDVVSFDPHIKELQHSTQVATLEEAINTADLLLLTTDHDQFKQLNPADLQTKQPRPIMLDTKNALDADKWEQAEYRFFKLGDGKKEGQLYK; from the coding sequence ATGGAAAAGAAATTATGCGTAGTAGGCCTAGGGTACATCGGCCTCCCAACTGCTGTTATGTTCGCAAACAGCGGCTTGCAAGTACACGGCGTTGACCGTAACGAACATGTCGTAAACTTGATCAACAACAAACAACTACATATAGAAGAAAATGGCCTGCAAGAGCGTCTCGAGAAAGCTGTAGACGAAGGACACTTCCAAGCATCGACTACACCAGTAGAAGCAGATGTCTACATCATCGCGGTGCCGTCACCGATCAACCCGGACAACACAGCGAACTTGGAATTCATCCGTGCGGCTACGGCATCGATCGTGCCATTCGTCAAAAAAGGTGCGCTCGTGATCTTGGAATCAACTGTCCCACCAAAGACTGTCGAAAATATCATGCTACCTGAATTGCGCAAAACGGATCTGATCATCGGTGAAGACCTATTCGTCTCTCACTCACCGGAACGTGTAATCCCGGGTAAAATCTTCGAAGAACTTGTCAACAACGACCGGATCGTTGGCGGAATCAATGCGAAGTCAGCGGAAATGACAAAGGATCTTTACGAAGTGTTCGTTAAAGGAACGATCCATCTAACGGACGCAACGACAGCGGAGCTTGTGAAAGTTATGGAAAACACCTACCGCGACGTCAACATTGCATTTGCCAATGAACTCGCAAAAATCGCAGAAGGAATCGACGTGGACATTTGGGAAGCGATCAAGTTTGCAAACTTCCATCCGCGCGTCAATATCCATACTCCCGGCCCAGGCGTCGGCGGTCACTGTATCGCAGTCGATCCATGGTTCTTAGTGGAACTGGCACCTGAAAAAGCGGACATCATCAAAAAAGCACGTCTAACGAATGATGGCATGCCGATGTATACAGCAAAGCGCGCACAGCGTTTGCTACAAGAGTACAATATCGAAAACGGTAAAGTGGCGGTACTTGGTCTGGCGTTCAAAGGCAACGTCGACGACATGCGTGAAAGCCCGTCTACGAAAGTGATTGATTCATTGCAAGATCTCGGTCTAGACGTCGTATCATTCGATCCACACATCAAAGAACTACAGCATTCGACGCAAGTGGCGACACTAGAAGAAGCAATCAACACAGCGGATCTTCTTCTATTAACTACAGACCATGACCAATTCAAACAACTGAATCCGGCAGACTTGCAGACGAAGCAGCCGAGACCGATTATGTTGGATACGAAAAACGCACTCGATGCAGACAAATGGGAACAAGCAGAATATCGCTTCTTCAAATTAGGAGATGGCAAAAAAGAGGGGCAGCTATACAAATGA
- a CDS encoding WecB/TagA/CpsF family glycosyltransferase, translating into MKEEVLGVSVNTENYDELIPKVFENIETGKKSLIVAINPEKLMKAKEDPGLKALLNRAEFQIPDGIGVILASKLQKGQIRSRVTGIDMMDRVVQEAAERGKRIFLYGAKPGVAEEAAAKLQVLHPNIQIAGVQHGYEKNIQVVLDTINEAKPDILFVAMGSPKQEQWIEQYRDQLHPVVFQGVGGSFDVLAGNIKRAPAVFQKAGAEWLYRLLLEPSRIKRQMNLPKFLVEVYRKK; encoded by the coding sequence ATGAAAGAAGAAGTTCTAGGCGTCTCCGTCAATACGGAAAACTACGATGAACTGATTCCGAAAGTTTTCGAGAATATCGAAACTGGAAAGAAATCACTCATCGTGGCGATCAATCCGGAAAAGCTCATGAAAGCAAAAGAAGATCCGGGGCTAAAAGCATTGCTGAACCGAGCGGAATTTCAAATCCCAGATGGCATCGGCGTCATTCTCGCATCTAAGCTACAAAAAGGTCAAATCCGATCACGTGTTACAGGAATCGACATGATGGACCGCGTCGTACAGGAAGCCGCCGAGCGCGGAAAACGTATTTTCCTATACGGCGCGAAGCCTGGAGTGGCGGAAGAAGCGGCAGCGAAATTACAAGTCTTGCATCCGAACATTCAAATCGCGGGTGTCCAGCATGGCTACGAAAAAAATATACAAGTCGTACTCGACACAATTAACGAAGCGAAACCGGATATATTATTCGTTGCGATGGGTTCACCGAAGCAAGAGCAGTGGATCGAACAATATCGCGACCAGCTACATCCGGTTGTGTTCCAAGGAGTCGGCGGATCATTCGACGTGCTAGCGGGGAATATTAAAAGAGCACCGGCTGTGTTCCAGAAAGCAGGAGCAGAGTGGTTGTATCGACTATTGCTTGAACCGAGTCGAATCAAACGCCAAATGAATTTGCCGAAGTTTTTGGTAGAGGTGTATCGGAAGAAGTAA
- a CDS encoding S-layer homology domain-containing protein: MANQPTKYRKFVVGAASAALVASAVAPVAFAAEFTDVKDNNSHKVAIDALSEAGVITGYQDGTFQPNKTLTRSDVVKLMGKWLIAEGYDVPTDYKTKPRFADLKTTSNDELLKMSALVYDNGLFVGKPDGTLDPAGDITRENMAIVLVRAFDRVHDVDLVSYVKEQEFNKDVTDLGKAKAEARPAIDVLDFFDITNPAAPEFNPKNTTTRAQFASFLYKTTLVDFDKVGGGIVAPGVATVKGINATTVEVTFKDEVKNIDSLKFSIDGLTVSNAAVKQTDNKTVVLTTATQKGGEKYTVNLDGKAIGTFTGIEAVVPTSIKITNQSVQGKTGQQVILSADTGVKTAGIPVTFNVKANTTSTTNKDQVFEAWTNEDGIATFSYTQYSAGTDTVTAYPTGAPTVRSTGYVFWGVDTILNIEDVTVGNTISNGANKTYKVTYKNAVTGKPEANRTFNVSLAENINVTSDKLTNATVNGVKVSQLVNDKNPQTATITTDSKGEATFTVSGTNATATPVVFDLNNDRNKPAASYEASLLQAKASTVTFAAQQAAYTIELTRDGADVAAKGVKNGRKYEVVVKNKEGNIAKNEIVNVAFNEDLDRVITTNTNAQFIKTNDDKTVQYNGKQISVKTDNNGKASFVIGSDVENDYATPIAWIDVNTPNAVEGKLDQGEPFTIGSISYFKEAFLDGAALKVYNAAGKETDEFKGSETATFKAELVNQSNKEVANTSIKKASYTVFNTGANDVTVEGQIVSPNRSYTVTKEKTLVGNAWTGNTDLKVTPTMDKNTSVRVVATGTAIDTDGKDYAFTAKEATASFTATKAVSDLYTGEVVSYDSEEKELTFSGKDAVKYADEKDVTYEYKGLGNTPIATAEDFINELKKGKVTVTREVKGNTTSFYIIEQDTTKVGPVDTAATSAADKAAAAAATAKVTALPAVGSLTLADKADVDAARAAYEALTATQKGLVSAATLETLKNAEAKIAELVAASEDGKKAQAAADLITALPAVADLTLADKEAVNDARTAFDALTEDQQKLVEQTAKDALVAAEDKIAELEAAAPVEFTFTSAESYYTNDVTQALGIKSVDVAGTIATSDIGKVTTVTLIAQPEEADQENTVVDVKDGKFSKIILVNKPQNKLKAEYTVNGEVKTATVDLTARK, translated from the coding sequence ATGGCTAACCAACCAACGAAATACCGCAAGTTTGTAGTAGGAGCTGCTTCAGCTGCACTAGTAGCATCAGCAGTAGCACCAGTAGCATTCGCGGCTGAATTTACAGATGTAAAAGACAACAACTCACACAAAGTAGCGATCGACGCTCTTTCTGAAGCAGGTGTCATCACAGGATACCAAGATGGAACATTCCAACCTAACAAAACACTTACACGTTCTGACGTTGTAAAATTGATGGGTAAATGGTTGATCGCAGAAGGGTATGACGTACCTACTGATTACAAAACAAAGCCACGCTTTGCTGACTTGAAGACTACATCTAACGATGAGCTTCTAAAAATGTCTGCATTAGTTTACGACAACGGCCTATTCGTTGGTAAACCAGACGGCACACTAGATCCAGCAGGCGACATCACTCGTGAAAACATGGCAATCGTTCTTGTTCGTGCATTCGACCGCGTACATGACGTTGACCTAGTATCATACGTGAAAGAACAAGAATTTAACAAAGACGTTACAGACCTAGGCAAAGCGAAAGCTGAAGCTCGTCCGGCTATCGACGTTCTAGACTTCTTCGACATCACAAACCCAGCTGCACCTGAGTTCAACCCAAAAAACACAACAACTCGTGCACAATTCGCTTCATTCCTTTACAAGACTACTCTAGTAGACTTTGATAAAGTTGGTGGCGGAATTGTAGCTCCTGGAGTTGCGACTGTTAAAGGCATCAATGCTACTACAGTAGAAGTAACGTTCAAAGACGAAGTGAAAAACATTGATTCTTTGAAATTCTCTATCGATGGTTTGACTGTTTCTAACGCAGCAGTTAAGCAAACTGATAACAAAACTGTTGTATTGACAACTGCTACACAAAAGGGCGGAGAAAAGTACACAGTGAACTTGGACGGCAAAGCAATCGGTACATTTACTGGTATCGAAGCAGTAGTTCCAACTTCTATTAAAATCACTAACCAATCAGTACAAGGTAAAACTGGACAACAGGTTATCCTTTCAGCTGACACTGGCGTGAAAACTGCTGGTATCCCTGTAACTTTCAACGTGAAAGCTAACACAACTAGCACAACAAACAAAGACCAAGTCTTCGAAGCATGGACTAACGAAGATGGAATCGCTACATTCTCTTACACTCAGTATTCTGCAGGCACTGACACAGTAACTGCTTATCCAACAGGAGCTCCAACTGTACGTAGCACTGGTTATGTATTCTGGGGTGTTGATACAATTCTAAACATTGAAGACGTTACAGTTGGTAACACAATCAGTAACGGTGCTAACAAAACTTACAAAGTTACTTACAAGAATGCTGTAACTGGTAAGCCAGAAGCTAACAGAACATTCAATGTATCACTTGCGGAAAATATCAATGTAACTTCTGACAAACTTACAAACGCCACAGTAAATGGTGTTAAAGTTTCTCAACTAGTTAATGATAAGAATCCTCAAACAGCAACAATCACTACTGATTCAAAAGGTGAAGCTACATTCACAGTTTCAGGTACAAACGCAACTGCTACTCCAGTAGTATTTGACTTGAACAATGACCGCAACAAGCCAGCTGCATCTTATGAAGCTAGCCTATTGCAAGCAAAAGCATCTACAGTTACGTTTGCTGCACAACAAGCTGCTTACACAATCGAATTGACACGTGACGGTGCAGACGTTGCTGCTAAAGGTGTTAAGAACGGTCGTAAATACGAAGTAGTTGTGAAGAACAAAGAAGGTAATATCGCTAAAAACGAAATCGTAAACGTTGCATTCAACGAAGATTTGGATCGTGTAATTACTACAAACACGAACGCTCAATTCATCAAAACGAATGACGACAAGACTGTACAATATAACGGTAAGCAAATCTCTGTTAAAACTGACAATAACGGTAAAGCATCATTCGTTATCGGAAGTGATGTAGAGAATGATTACGCTACTCCAATCGCTTGGATCGATGTAAATACTCCAAACGCTGTTGAAGGTAAATTAGACCAGGGTGAGCCATTCACAATCGGTTCAATCTCTTACTTCAAGGAAGCATTCCTTGACGGAGCGGCATTAAAAGTTTATAACGCTGCAGGTAAAGAAACAGATGAATTCAAAGGTAGCGAGACTGCAACATTCAAAGCAGAGCTAGTTAACCAATCAAACAAAGAAGTTGCAAACACTTCTATCAAGAAAGCATCTTACACTGTGTTCAACACAGGCGCTAACGATGTAACTGTAGAAGGCCAAATCGTTTCTCCTAACCGTAGCTACACTGTTACTAAGGAAAAAACATTAGTAGGCAACGCTTGGACTGGTAACACGGACCTTAAAGTAACTCCAACTATGGATAAAAATACTTCTGTACGTGTAGTTGCTACTGGTACTGCTATCGATACAGATGGCAAGGACTATGCATTCACTGCGAAAGAAGCTACTGCTTCATTCACAGCTACAAAAGCAGTTTCTGATCTTTACACTGGCGAAGTTGTATCTTATGATTCCGAAGAAAAAGAACTTACTTTCAGCGGAAAAGATGCAGTTAAATATGCTGATGAAAAAGACGTAACTTACGAATACAAAGGTCTTGGTAACACACCAATTGCTACTGCTGAAGACTTCATCAATGAATTGAAAAAAGGTAAAGTTACTGTCACTCGCGAAGTGAAGGGTAACACAACTTCGTTCTATATCATTGAGCAAGATACTACTAAAGTAGGCCCAGTTGATACTGCTGCTACATCTGCTGCTGACAAAGCTGCTGCTGCCGCTGCGACTGCAAAAGTGACTGCACTTCCTGCTGTTGGAAGCTTGACACTTGCTGACAAAGCTGACGTAGACGCTGCAAGAGCTGCATACGAAGCATTGACTGCAACTCAAAAAGGTCTTGTTTCAGCTGCTACACTAGAAACACTTAAAAATGCTGAAGCGAAAATTGCTGAGCTAGTAGCTGCTTCTGAAGATGGTAAAAAGGCACAAGCTGCTGCTGACCTAATTACAGCACTTCCAGCTGTTGCTGACCTTACACTTGCAGACAAAGAAGCAGTTAACGATGCTAGAACTGCATTTGATGCATTGACTGAAGATCAACAAAAATTAGTTGAGCAAACAGCTAAAGATGCTTTAGTTGCTGCTGAAGATAAAATTGCTGAATTAGAAGCTGCAGCGCCAGTAGAATTCACATTCACTTCTGCTGAGTCTTATTACACAAATGATGTTACTCAAGCATTAGGAATCAAATCTGTTGACGTTGCGGGAACAATCGCTACAAGCGATATCGGCAAAGTTACAACAGTAACACTAATTGCACAACCTGAAGAAGCAGATCAAGAAAATACTGTAGTAGACGTTAAAGATGGAAAGTTCTCTAAAATTATCCTTGTTAACAAACCACAGAATAAACTTAAAGCTGAGTACACAGTAAACGGTGAAGTGAAAACAGCAACAGTTGATCTTACTGCAAGAAAATAA